The following coding sequences lie in one Megalodesulfovibrio gigas DSM 1382 = ATCC 19364 genomic window:
- the rdgB gene encoding RdgB/HAM1 family non-canonical purine NTP pyrophosphatase, whose amino-acid sequence MPHTLVLATRNPGKLAELQSLLSALDVPVTVLGLDAFADMPDVEETGDTFSDNALLKARAVAAHTGLPAIADDSGLVVDALQGAPGVRSARYGEPFPVDATGAQKDLLNTQKLLHALTDVPDLSRSARFVTVVALASPDGAAVTAQGSWQGRILHEPRGCNGFGYDPVFFDEDAGCTAAELSPQEKNARSHRGQALRHLAALLPAFLAEHADNSTLTR is encoded by the coding sequence ATGCCGCACACGCTTGTTCTCGCCACGCGCAACCCTGGAAAACTCGCCGAATTGCAGTCCTTGCTGTCCGCCCTGGACGTGCCGGTCACAGTCCTTGGCCTGGATGCCTTTGCGGACATGCCTGACGTAGAGGAAACCGGCGACACCTTTTCGGACAACGCCCTGCTCAAGGCGCGCGCCGTAGCCGCCCACACGGGCCTGCCGGCCATCGCCGACGATTCCGGCCTGGTGGTGGATGCCCTGCAGGGAGCGCCGGGCGTGCGCTCTGCCCGGTATGGCGAGCCGTTCCCCGTCGATGCCACCGGGGCGCAAAAGGATCTCCTGAATACCCAGAAACTGCTGCACGCCCTGACCGACGTGCCGGATCTGTCCCGCTCGGCCCGGTTTGTCACCGTGGTGGCCCTGGCCAGCCCGGACGGCGCTGCCGTCACTGCCCAGGGCAGCTGGCAGGGCCGCATCCTCCACGAGCCGCGCGGCTGCAACGGTTTTGGCTATGATCCTGTTTTTTTTGATGAAGACGCCGGTTGCACCGCGGCCGAGCTCAGCCCTCAGGAAAAGAACGCCCGCAGCCATCGCGGGCAGGCCCTGCGCCACCTTGCGGCGCTTCTTCCCGCCTTTTTGGCGGAGCATGCAGACAACTCTACCCTTACGAGGTGA
- a CDS encoding two-component system sensor histidine kinase NtrB, whose product MSSAAPFNLALVGRPEVLERALATLMRPDAAEAAPGLQVCCVLPEPPGESPALPSGVQIHATLAALLTAHPDLHLLLDLRDDPDAFAALKTAVSAQTPPLAGRLSVGDRHCFALLETLLGADVLRRTWRMELQQTRSVLDALFEQSDDEILLLDARGAVVDANPRACERRGCTRDELLGRPYNQLDVPPCTCQQEEGAPCPVSQAMDTNTIQEATLPLVEQDGGLRTLRVVAHPILGPDGALENLLEIRRDITEMLEMHRRLQQSERLAAIGELSTYIAHEIRNPLFAIAGFANSLIRSSSLDDDAREKAGIILDESRRLDAILKSTLNFARPLQSADVSPTALDCNQLVQDTAELFALKCHEQGIALQLALAPSLPLIRVDGELVKQCVINCIKNSMEALEQQGTAGTIVLRTAFSPPFVSIAVEDDGPGIPEDIRPRIFNPFFSTKNQGSGLGLAMTKKIIEEMGGEVHLVSQEGQGATITLILPALPAGNARPGGGLRGSSPGREL is encoded by the coding sequence ATGTCATCTGCTGCGCCGTTCAATCTGGCCCTGGTGGGCCGCCCGGAAGTGCTGGAACGCGCCCTGGCCACACTGATGCGGCCCGACGCCGCCGAGGCCGCCCCCGGGCTGCAGGTGTGCTGCGTACTGCCGGAACCGCCCGGCGAGTCCCCGGCGCTGCCGTCCGGCGTCCAGATCCACGCCACCCTGGCTGCCCTGCTGACAGCCCACCCGGACCTGCACCTGCTGCTGGATCTGCGCGACGATCCCGACGCCTTCGCCGCCCTCAAAACCGCCGTGTCGGCACAGACGCCGCCCCTGGCCGGCAGGCTCTCCGTGGGCGACCGCCACTGCTTTGCCCTGCTGGAAACCCTGCTCGGCGCAGACGTGCTGCGCCGGACCTGGCGGATGGAGCTGCAACAGACGCGTTCCGTGCTTGACGCCCTGTTCGAGCAGTCCGACGACGAAATCCTGCTCCTGGACGCCCGCGGCGCAGTGGTGGACGCCAACCCCCGGGCCTGCGAGCGCCGGGGGTGCACCCGGGACGAGCTGCTGGGACGCCCGTACAACCAGCTGGACGTCCCGCCCTGCACCTGCCAGCAAGAGGAAGGCGCCCCCTGCCCCGTGTCCCAAGCCATGGACACCAACACCATCCAGGAGGCCACCCTGCCCCTGGTGGAACAGGACGGCGGCCTGCGCACCCTGCGGGTGGTGGCCCATCCCATCCTCGGCCCGGACGGCGCCCTGGAAAACCTGCTGGAGATCCGCCGCGACATCACGGAAATGCTGGAGATGCACCGCCGGTTGCAGCAGTCCGAACGGCTGGCGGCCATTGGCGAGCTTTCCACGTACATTGCCCACGAGATCCGCAATCCCCTGTTCGCCATCGCCGGCTTCGCCAACTCCCTCATCCGCTCCAGCTCCCTGGATGACGACGCCCGAGAAAAGGCGGGCATCATCCTGGATGAATCCCGCCGGCTGGACGCCATCCTCAAAAGCACCCTCAACTTTGCCAGGCCCCTGCAATCGGCAGACGTCTCGCCCACTGCGCTGGACTGCAACCAGCTGGTGCAAGACACCGCCGAACTGTTCGCCCTCAAATGCCACGAACAAGGCATTGCCCTGCAGCTGGCCCTGGCGCCTTCCCTGCCCCTGATCCGGGTGGATGGCGAACTGGTGAAGCAGTGCGTCATCAACTGCATCAAGAACTCCATGGAAGCCCTGGAACAGCAGGGCACGGCCGGCACCATCGTCCTGCGCACCGCCTTTTCCCCGCCGTTCGTGAGCATTGCCGTGGAAGACGACGGTCCCGGCATTCCCGAAGACATCCGCCCCCGCATTTTCAACCCCTTCTTCAGCACCAAGAACCAGGGGTCCGGGCTTGGGCTGGCCATGACCAAAAAGATCATCGAAGAAATGGGGGGCGAAGTGCACCTCGTCAGCCAGGAAGGCCAGGGCGCCACCATCACGCTCATCCTGCCCGCGCTGCCTGCCGGCAATGCCAGGCCCGGCGGCGGGCTTCGGGGTTCTTCCCCAGGGCGCGAGCTTTAG